In one Nitrospira sp. CR1.1 genomic region, the following are encoded:
- the recR gene encoding recombination protein RecR, with the protein MSIDQQGLLAKLVRELVRLPGIGQKSAQRLAFHLLKAEREDALRLSEAIQAVKDGLSFCRQCRNIAEGELCEFCRDPKRDRTKILVVEEPSTLYAIERAGGYRGLYHVLLGVLSPLDGVGPSDIRAEELFERVKAGGVEEIIVATNPTIEGEATAIYLTRLLKPHHVRVTRIAYGIPVGMDIEYADEVTLVKSIEGRRDL; encoded by the coding sequence ATGAGCATTGATCAACAGGGTTTGCTGGCAAAATTGGTCCGTGAGTTGGTGCGTTTACCGGGAATTGGTCAGAAAAGCGCACAGCGCCTGGCCTTTCACCTTCTCAAAGCGGAACGGGAGGATGCGCTGCGGCTATCCGAAGCGATTCAGGCTGTGAAGGATGGCCTCTCGTTTTGCCGTCAATGTCGCAATATCGCTGAGGGCGAGCTGTGTGAATTCTGCCGGGATCCCAAGCGGGATCGCACCAAGATTCTCGTGGTGGAGGAGCCGAGCACGTTGTATGCGATTGAGCGCGCCGGTGGATATCGAGGTCTGTACCACGTCCTGCTCGGGGTCTTATCGCCGCTGGACGGCGTCGGGCCATCGGATATTCGTGCGGAGGAATTGTTCGAGCGGGTCAAAGCCGGAGGGGTGGAAGAAATCATTGTGGCCACCAATCCCACGATCGAAGGCGAGGCGACGGCCATCTACCTGACCCGACTCTTGAAACCGCATCATGTCCGGGTCACTCGTATCGCCTACGGCATTCCCGTCGGTATGGATATCGAGTATGCCGACGAGGTCACTCTGGTGAAATCGATCGAAGGCCGGAGAGATTTGTGA
- a CDS encoding PAS domain S-box protein: MFSHDREQIKAGQPLQNSEVLRLLVEHAPAAIAMLDREMRYVLASQRWIRDYNLKDDILGCSHYDLFPEISDDWRKVHQRGLAGEISRAEEDRFERADGAVQWIRWEVRPWYGIDGQVGGLVIFSEDVTTGKQAKEQLRQSLLQYQSTFENAAVGMSHVSLEGRWLKVNERLCQITGYTREELLSMTFEDVTYPGDIEPDWVNARRLMAGEITSYTMEKRYIRKDERLIWINLTVSLLRDEAGAPLNFIWVIEDITARKQAEDIGRDSEARFATLADNMSQLAWMADADGWIFWYNRRWYDYTGTTFEEMQGWGWKKVHHPDQVDRVEKKWREAHATGHPWEDTFPLRSREGVYHWFLSRAQPIRDSDGRIVRWFGTNTDITEIRDIQTSLRESEHRLQALAAELEHRIQERTSELQQSRDSLRILATELNLAEQRERKRLAGELHDCLAQWLVVCRLNLGRVRGFGLPPQAEQTVNETEAVLSKALNYSRTLMAELSPLVLQEHGLVAALKWLAEQFQRHDLTVTVDVGTAADSSLTDDCSILLYQSVRELLMNTLKHAQTNEAVIRLDQRSGELRITVSDHGVGFDIESVPTTGRMLSQFGLFSLRERMKTIGGYLDVQSQPGQGTQATLVLPTKSLKDTTSNIGAIPVYAAEQPNRPTPSSAHRVDTVSSVATNRRTRVLLVDDHAMVRQGLRSILEGYPDLEVVGEGADGEEAVALVERLQPAVVVMDINMPKMNGIMATSQIKTRFPTTNVIGLSVNAGAENQEAMTRAGASVLITKEAAVQELHQAICDAVKEQIRPKHVSI, from the coding sequence ATGTTCTCCCATGACAGAGAGCAAATTAAAGCCGGGCAGCCATTGCAAAACAGTGAAGTTCTCCGGTTGTTGGTGGAGCACGCACCCGCCGCTATCGCCATGCTGGATCGCGAGATGCGATATGTGCTCGCCAGTCAGCGATGGATTCGAGATTACAACCTCAAGGACGATATCCTTGGATGCTCCCATTACGATCTGTTTCCTGAAATCTCTGACGATTGGAGAAAGGTGCATCAACGAGGGCTTGCCGGAGAAATCTCCCGGGCAGAGGAAGACCGTTTTGAGAGGGCTGACGGGGCGGTTCAATGGATCAGATGGGAAGTTCGCCCGTGGTACGGAATCGATGGCCAGGTCGGAGGTCTCGTCATTTTTTCAGAGGACGTGACCACCGGAAAACAGGCTAAAGAACAACTTAGACAGTCACTCCTTCAGTACCAATCCACGTTTGAGAATGCTGCAGTGGGTATGTCGCATGTGAGCCTCGAGGGACGCTGGCTTAAGGTCAATGAGCGGCTGTGTCAGATTACAGGGTATACCCGTGAAGAACTCCTCTCCATGACATTTGAGGATGTCACGTATCCAGGCGATATCGAGCCCGATTGGGTCAATGCGCGACGATTAATGGCCGGAGAAATTACGTCGTACACCATGGAGAAACGGTACATCCGGAAGGATGAGCGCCTGATATGGATCAATCTCACGGTATCTTTGTTGCGGGACGAGGCGGGTGCTCCGCTGAATTTTATCTGGGTCATAGAAGACATTACGGCCCGCAAACAAGCAGAAGACATTGGGCGCGATAGTGAAGCGCGATTTGCCACACTTGCCGATAACATGTCCCAACTCGCTTGGATGGCGGACGCCGATGGATGGATATTTTGGTATAACCGGCGTTGGTACGACTACACGGGAACGACTTTTGAGGAGATGCAGGGCTGGGGCTGGAAGAAGGTGCATCATCCCGACCAAGTGGATCGGGTTGAGAAAAAATGGCGGGAGGCCCATGCGACAGGCCATCCGTGGGAGGATACCTTTCCGCTTCGTAGCAGAGAGGGTGTGTACCACTGGTTTCTCTCCAGGGCTCAGCCGATTCGAGATTCTGACGGACGAATTGTGCGATGGTTTGGGACGAATACCGACATTACGGAGATTCGGGACATTCAAACCTCATTGCGGGAAAGCGAACATAGGCTCCAAGCGCTTGCCGCAGAGCTTGAACATCGAATACAGGAGCGGACGAGCGAACTTCAGCAATCGCGGGATAGCCTCCGCATATTGGCGACGGAACTGAACCTGGCCGAGCAGCGCGAACGGAAACGGCTGGCCGGTGAGCTTCACGATTGTCTCGCCCAGTGGCTGGTTGTGTGTCGCCTGAATCTCGGACGAGTTCGTGGTTTTGGACTGCCGCCGCAAGCGGAACAAACGGTGAATGAAACGGAAGCGGTGCTCAGTAAAGCGTTGAACTACAGTCGGACCTTGATGGCGGAATTAAGCCCGCTGGTTCTGCAAGAGCACGGCCTGGTCGCTGCGCTTAAATGGCTTGCCGAACAGTTTCAGCGTCACGACTTAACCGTCACGGTCGATGTCGGCACAGCCGCCGACAGCTCTCTTACCGACGATTGTTCAATCTTGCTTTATCAGTCTGTCCGTGAATTACTCATGAATACGTTGAAACATGCTCAGACCAATGAGGCCGTGATACGTCTGGACCAAAGAAGCGGCGAGTTACGGATTACGGTGTCCGATCACGGCGTGGGTTTTGACATCGAGTCAGTGCCGACCACGGGTCGTATGCTCTCCCAATTTGGACTGTTCAGTCTTCGTGAGCGTATGAAAACGATAGGGGGGTACTTAGATGTGCAATCACAACCTGGGCAAGGCACCCAGGCCACGCTGGTGCTTCCGACTAAATCGCTCAAAGACACGACTTCGAATATCGGAGCGATACCAGTCTACGCTGCGGAGCAGCCAAACAGGCCTACTCCATCCAGCGCCCACCGAGTCGATACAGTCTCATCGGTCGCGACTAACCGTCGTACGCGTGTTTTGCTGGTGGACGACCATGCGATGGTACGACAAGGGTTGCGAAGCATTTTAGAAGGCTATCCCGATCTGGAGGTTGTAGGGGAGGGCGCTGACGGCGAAGAAGCCGTGGCTCTAGTCGAACGACTTCAGCCGGCAGTGGTAGTGATGGACATCAACATGCCTAAAATGAACGGCATCATGGCCACGTCGCAAATCAAGACGCGTTTTCCGACAACCAATGTGATTGGGCTATCGGTTAATGCAGGCGCGGAAAATCAAGAAGCCATGACAAGAGCCGGAGCCAGTGTGCTCATTACAAAAGAGGCGGCTGTTCAGGAGCTACATCAGGCCATTTGTGATGCCGTAAAAGAGCAGATCCGACCGAAGCATGTCTCTATCTGA
- a CDS encoding putative toxin-antitoxin system toxin component, PIN family, producing the protein MVVWSASSAAPAANWASPPNRLPLRLQRFGASVRVVLDTNIFVSGLLSAAGPPARILQAVLQRRLIPVMSPDTFAELSEHSPHDYINLRGAYKPN; encoded by the coding sequence TTGGTCGTATGGTCAGCAAGCTCCGCCGCGCCAGCCGCGAACTGGGCGTCACCCCCGAACAGATTGCCGCTGAGGTTGCAGCGGTTCGGCGCGAGCGTGCGCGTCGTTCTTGATACCAATATTTTCGTGTCCGGCCTGTTGTCCGCCGCAGGGCCTCCTGCCCGGATCCTTCAGGCCGTCTTGCAGCGCCGCCTCATCCCCGTCATGAGCCCCGATACCTTCGCGGAACTGTCAGAACATTCTCCGCATGACTATATCAATTTACGAGGAGCTTACAAACCCAACTAG
- a CDS encoding DEAD/DEAH box helicase, whose protein sequence is MLDGKLQHRVMHKAATPLEYQVYRAGLEWDLLDPIVIEKRDDLKSESKWRDRVEPYNHQVTNLITFCRRLPVTLLADDVGLGKTISAGLIVSELIARSRLTHFLVVCPKLLAPQWKEELATKFEIDSTIATGKDLVRKEPAELGAIITTYNSTRLYLDEIPRDRFQMLILDEAHKLRNLYGVESPPQVAQRFRSALEERRFRYVLMLTATPIQNRLWDLYSLVDLLTVARGHQNPFGSEGMFARKFIADHREKARQLRPEAREEFQSIVYGYMSRIRRGDANLYFPDRKVQLHRVDPTPNEVELIQVIAKGIQQLNRLAQISVLQALTSSPEALRAQLENMARNGTVSTELSHMVNAIVRQMPLTAKLQGLGSLIQRLKSQDPDKWRMVVFTSRRETQTTIQAFLEQHGLKVGIINGSSGLRNSQTLAAFRKMPPDCHVIVSTEAGSEGINLQVANVLVNYDLPWNPMIVEQRIGRVQRLASLHASVGIFNIILRGTFEEYIVGRLMEKLQLASHAIGDIDALLEASGIGEGDEENSAGFDEQIRRLVVAALTGMDVDAATQKAIDSIDEAKATLEREEASINSLLGGMDGTAYTGPRGPRLPSQTRSMEPREFTISAFKTLGARVTELPSGFVCVEENGSRHHIRFEDQSDRDVRSELYAPGSGPFLTLIHRVVGSGVHHVEDLDSQPSTQSHDIASNWVHSFDASLTGRDVQAVSRCFTGEATVLVRATVAHDSYERLVTVKCGASEHTKTVGSSGLDPLPRVLPDAREIGIDEQTVLHAGHNDPGIAEFHRFYIERCVEEVKAAGDNPRKAKRLEDEFTPKLETTLVALDGSMYRRVQMRVRFRLEGDKEYQSILTVLPHDPTLIDAPKLLVCAKSGRKAPAVCLKQCESSRQYVLEHLLSQSDASGRYALPEFTVICAVSKQRLLRDEVELSSVTNHPVAKWLLKTSEQSGMRAEPEHFDRCEFTHAEILKSEVAISEGSGKRYRSDQKERSAYSGKSGHRSEFVTCFITGKLLMATEAETCAETGAVVSPAILKRCSLSGKRVLPSELEISSVSGQPVLRSRLRTSQISRKRAEPEHFGRCEFTGTDALKSELAISEVSGKLYRGDEGSQSSVSGKTGHRSEFIWCFETRKSLVPSEAEQCEVTGRFVRPGILETCAESGKRVLPSELERCASSGKKALKRFIVTSSISHDRVLETLAVQSAAQKYCTPAEAQVCSWSGRKVHPDDMRTCTLTRLGIHFQFAGTHGAPRLQPLVALLDGTRQPTDAAESWESIARHVNTVVGGGRCEVEAAVFSPDRAHLAVCCISIQYYVMRYRVGLVYKLSDHSIEGRLIVGKRSAQGWTTV, encoded by the coding sequence ATGCTAGATGGCAAGCTTCAGCATCGCGTCATGCACAAGGCCGCTACACCTCTTGAGTATCAGGTTTATCGGGCAGGTCTTGAATGGGACCTACTTGATCCTATCGTTATCGAAAAGCGGGATGATCTGAAGTCAGAGTCGAAATGGCGCGATCGTGTGGAACCATATAATCATCAAGTAACCAATCTCATAACCTTCTGCCGTCGCCTCCCCGTTACGCTTCTAGCCGATGACGTGGGGTTGGGCAAAACCATCAGCGCAGGATTGATCGTTAGCGAACTCATCGCTCGTTCACGGCTCACTCACTTCCTGGTGGTTTGTCCCAAGCTATTGGCACCTCAATGGAAGGAAGAGCTTGCAACGAAGTTTGAAATCGATTCAACGATCGCAACCGGTAAAGATCTAGTTCGTAAGGAACCAGCAGAGCTGGGAGCTATCATTACGACGTATAACTCAACCCGTTTATATCTTGATGAAATTCCACGCGACCGATTTCAAATGCTGATTCTTGACGAGGCGCACAAGTTACGAAACTTGTACGGAGTTGAATCGCCACCACAAGTAGCGCAACGATTCCGTTCTGCACTCGAAGAAAGACGGTTTCGGTATGTACTCATGTTGACTGCAACACCAATTCAAAATCGACTTTGGGATCTCTATTCCCTGGTTGACCTACTCACAGTGGCAAGGGGACATCAAAACCCCTTTGGAAGCGAAGGCATGTTTGCGAGGAAATTTATTGCGGATCATCGCGAAAAGGCTCGGCAGCTACGGCCCGAAGCACGTGAGGAATTCCAGTCAATTGTATATGGTTATATGTCTCGAATTCGACGAGGAGACGCTAATCTCTACTTCCCCGATCGTAAGGTTCAACTGCATAGGGTTGACCCGACTCCCAATGAGGTCGAACTGATTCAGGTGATCGCAAAGGGAATTCAGCAACTGAATAGGCTCGCCCAAATTTCTGTATTGCAAGCGTTAACTAGCAGTCCAGAAGCCTTAAGGGCACAGCTGGAAAACATGGCACGGAACGGAACTGTTTCGACGGAACTGTCGCATATGGTTAACGCAATTGTTCGTCAAATGCCGTTGACCGCGAAACTTCAGGGACTGGGGAGTCTCATACAACGACTAAAGAGCCAAGATCCCGACAAATGGCGCATGGTTGTTTTTACAAGTCGTCGTGAAACACAGACCACCATTCAAGCTTTCTTGGAGCAGCATGGGCTAAAAGTCGGCATAATCAACGGATCTTCCGGACTTCGAAACTCCCAGACCCTGGCAGCTTTTAGAAAGATGCCACCAGACTGTCATGTGATTGTGTCGACGGAAGCTGGCTCAGAAGGGATCAACCTACAAGTAGCGAATGTACTCGTCAATTATGACCTCCCGTGGAATCCCATGATTGTGGAACAGCGAATTGGACGCGTGCAGCGACTGGCATCCCTCCACGCGAGTGTTGGAATCTTCAATATCATCTTACGAGGAACCTTTGAGGAGTATATCGTTGGACGTCTGATGGAAAAACTCCAGTTAGCATCACATGCCATTGGGGATATCGATGCCCTGCTGGAGGCATCGGGAATCGGTGAGGGAGACGAAGAAAATTCAGCTGGATTCGATGAGCAGATTCGGCGCCTTGTTGTTGCCGCATTGACCGGAATGGATGTCGACGCAGCAACTCAAAAGGCTATCGATAGCATAGACGAAGCCAAAGCGACCCTGGAACGAGAAGAGGCCAGCATCAACTCTCTGCTCGGTGGAATGGATGGTACAGCTTACACGGGCCCACGTGGCCCACGGCTACCGTCGCAGACCCGATCCATGGAGCCCCGCGAATTCACGATTTCGGCGTTTAAAACCTTGGGAGCGCGGGTCACGGAACTTCCCAGTGGCTTTGTTTGTGTTGAAGAGAATGGAAGTCGACACCATATTCGTTTTGAGGATCAATCTGACAGAGATGTGAGAAGTGAGCTATATGCACCGGGCTCAGGTCCCTTCCTCACGCTAATTCATCGAGTAGTAGGGTCCGGCGTGCATCATGTTGAGGATCTGGACTCTCAGCCGTCTACTCAGTCCCATGACATCGCTTCGAATTGGGTCCACTCATTTGATGCCTCGCTCACTGGCAGGGACGTTCAGGCAGTGAGCCGATGCTTTACTGGAGAAGCCACTGTTCTCGTCCGAGCAACTGTTGCACATGACAGTTACGAGAGACTCGTGACAGTGAAGTGCGGGGCATCGGAACACACCAAGACAGTCGGATCATCGGGGCTCGACCCCTTACCTCGGGTTCTCCCAGATGCACGTGAAATTGGAATAGACGAACAAACGGTCCTTCACGCAGGGCACAACGATCCAGGCATTGCCGAATTTCATCGTTTCTATATCGAACGCTGCGTGGAGGAAGTTAAAGCTGCCGGTGACAATCCCCGCAAAGCTAAACGCCTCGAGGACGAATTTACACCAAAACTCGAAACAACTCTGGTGGCTCTTGATGGGAGCATGTACAGACGTGTGCAGATGCGAGTTCGATTCAGGCTCGAAGGTGATAAGGAGTATCAGAGCATCCTCACGGTCCTCCCACACGATCCTACTCTCATTGATGCCCCTAAGCTCCTCGTGTGTGCCAAGAGCGGCCGGAAGGCGCCAGCTGTTTGCCTAAAGCAATGTGAAAGTTCAAGGCAATATGTGCTTGAACATCTACTCTCACAGTCTGACGCTTCCGGCCGCTACGCCCTGCCCGAGTTCACAGTGATTTGCGCGGTATCAAAGCAACGACTGCTGAGAGATGAAGTCGAGTTATCCTCAGTCACAAATCACCCGGTGGCGAAATGGCTCTTAAAGACTTCCGAGCAAAGTGGCATGCGAGCGGAACCGGAACATTTCGATAGATGTGAGTTTACTCACGCGGAGATTCTCAAGTCGGAAGTAGCGATCAGTGAGGGGTCAGGAAAGCGTTACCGCAGTGATCAGAAGGAGCGATCTGCTTATTCCGGAAAATCTGGTCACCGCTCGGAATTTGTCACATGCTTCATCACTGGGAAGCTCTTGATGGCCACGGAAGCAGAAACCTGTGCTGAAACTGGAGCCGTTGTGTCCCCGGCGATTCTTAAAAGGTGTTCATTATCAGGCAAACGAGTTCTACCTTCTGAACTTGAGATCTCTTCGGTGAGCGGACAACCTGTCCTGCGAAGCAGGCTGCGGACCTCGCAGATTAGTCGCAAGCGTGCAGAGCCAGAGCACTTTGGCCGGTGTGAGTTTACTGGGACAGATGCTCTGAAGTCAGAACTCGCAATCAGTGAAGTCTCGGGAAAGTTGTACCGTGGCGACGAAGGGTCTCAGTCATCGGTGTCCGGAAAAACCGGGCATCGTTCCGAATTTATTTGGTGCTTCGAAACCAGGAAGTCCCTCGTACCTTCTGAGGCGGAGCAGTGTGAAGTTACGGGACGCTTTGTCCGTCCAGGAATTTTAGAGACCTGTGCCGAGAGTGGGAAACGGGTACTTCCTTCAGAGCTAGAACGCTGTGCTTCAAGTGGGAAGAAAGCGCTGAAACGTTTCATCGTCACGAGTAGCATTTCTCATGACCGAGTCCTAGAAACATTGGCTGTGCAATCGGCTGCACAGAAGTATTGTACGCCGGCCGAGGCTCAAGTGTGCAGTTGGAGTGGGAGAAAAGTACATCCTGACGATATGCGGACCTGCACATTGACCAGGCTCGGCATACACTTTCAATTTGCTGGAACCCACGGAGCTCCTCGCCTGCAACCGCTTGTGGCACTACTCGACGGCACGAGGCAGCCGACCGATGCGGCGGAATCGTGGGAATCAATTGCAAGACATGTCAATACTGTTGTAGGAGGCGGGCGATGTGAGGTGGAGGCCGCCGTATTTTCTCCAGACAGAGCACACCTAGCTGTGTGTTGCATTTCTATTCAGTATTACGTGATGAGGTACCGTGTTGGACTTGTGTATAAGCTAAGTGATCACTCGATAGAGGGGCGCCTCATTGTGGGTAAGCGGTCCGCTCAGGGCTGGACAACGGTGTGA
- a CDS encoding methylenetetrahydrofolate--tRNA-(uracil(54)-C(5))-methyltransferase (FADH(2)-oxidizing) TrmFO yields the protein MREDIVIIGGGLAGSEAAWQAAHRGARVTLYEMRPKETTKAHKTGDLAELVCSNSLGSMDPLNAPGILKGEMRRLNSLVIRAAEEARVPAGSALAVDREVFARAITQALEGHPNIRIIREEVTEIPSDGVTIIATGPLTSDKLSKAISELTHERHLYFFDAISPIIDADSINMDIVYRASRYGKGGADYLNCPMDEAAYNALYDAMMAAEKVQPKEFEKVAYFESCIPIEVMAERGRQTMQFGPLKPVGLEHPKTGVRPYAVVQLRTENVHGTCYNMVGFQTKLTYPEQKRVFRLIPGLEQAEFLRFGSLHRNTFINSPQLLRETLQLKTRGTVFFAGQLVGVEGYTESAAMGGIAGINAARGLAGQPLVTPPPASAHGCLMAHITQSDPAHFQPMNTNFGLFPPVTVKTRDKEQKRRLIQQRAVEDFDAWIAQSGLS from the coding sequence ATGCGTGAAGACATCGTCATCATCGGGGGTGGTTTGGCCGGCTCAGAAGCGGCGTGGCAGGCGGCACATCGCGGAGCCAGGGTGACGCTGTATGAGATGCGCCCGAAGGAAACGACGAAGGCGCACAAAACCGGTGATCTGGCGGAACTCGTCTGTTCAAACTCATTAGGGTCGATGGACCCGCTGAATGCGCCCGGCATTCTCAAAGGCGAGATGCGGCGCCTGAACTCACTGGTGATTCGCGCGGCGGAGGAGGCGCGCGTGCCGGCCGGTTCGGCGCTGGCGGTGGATCGCGAGGTCTTCGCGCGTGCCATCACGCAGGCGCTGGAAGGACACCCCAATATTCGCATCATTCGCGAAGAAGTCACGGAGATCCCGTCGGATGGCGTCACGATCATCGCCACCGGCCCGCTAACTTCAGACAAATTGTCGAAGGCGATCAGCGAACTGACGCACGAACGACACCTCTATTTTTTCGATGCCATCTCACCCATCATCGACGCCGACTCCATCAACATGGACATTGTGTATCGGGCCTCACGGTATGGGAAAGGCGGGGCGGACTACCTGAACTGCCCCATGGATGAAGCGGCGTATAATGCGTTGTACGACGCCATGATGGCGGCAGAAAAAGTTCAGCCGAAAGAGTTTGAAAAAGTAGCGTATTTTGAAAGCTGTATTCCCATCGAGGTCATGGCTGAGCGAGGACGGCAGACCATGCAGTTCGGCCCGCTGAAACCAGTCGGGCTGGAGCACCCTAAGACAGGCGTGCGCCCTTATGCTGTGGTGCAGCTTCGTACTGAGAATGTCCATGGGACGTGCTACAACATGGTCGGGTTTCAGACGAAGCTCACGTATCCGGAACAAAAGCGAGTATTCCGGCTGATTCCCGGACTGGAGCAGGCTGAGTTTTTGCGGTTCGGCAGCCTGCATCGCAACACCTTCATCAACTCACCGCAACTGTTGCGCGAGACGCTCCAGCTTAAAACCCGTGGCACCGTTTTTTTTGCAGGCCAATTGGTGGGTGTCGAAGGATACACCGAGTCGGCGGCGATGGGAGGGATCGCCGGCATCAATGCGGCGCGAGGCCTGGCTGGTCAACCGCTCGTCACACCGCCACCCGCCAGCGCCCACGGCTGCCTGATGGCGCACATCACCCAAAGCGATCCCGCACATTTTCAACCGATGAACACCAATTTCGGCCTGTTCCCGCCAGTCACCGTCAAGACGCGCGATAAGGAACAAAAGCGGCGTCTGATCCAGCAACGGGCGGTTGAGGATTTTGACGCATGGATCGCGCAATCCGGGCTTTCCTAG
- a CDS encoding tyrosine recombinase, with amino-acid sequence MDRAIRAFLEVLAVQDGASPQTIRAYTSDLAQFRTFALASLKPRGPLTVESIDTGLIRGFLASRDRRGEKKTSLARKLACLRSFFRYLVRVGLVQTNPAEDVRAPKLPKHLPQVLTKDDAGALMEFPQQEAPDGLRDRAILETLYSTGARVSELVGMNGEDISRSEGVVRVRGKGQKERVIPLSPLALEAIDAYHAQAPVATALTSSARPWQESGAVFRNRRGGRLTTRSVARIVAKYSGQLSGGAIHPHTLRHSFATHLLDEGADLRAIQEMLGHVSLSTTQKYTHLATDQLLALYDRTHPRAVTVTETVEGDKQKGSR; translated from the coding sequence ATGGATCGCGCAATCCGGGCTTTCCTAGAGGTGTTGGCTGTTCAGGACGGCGCCTCACCGCAAACCATCCGCGCGTATACGTCCGACCTGGCCCAGTTTCGCACCTTTGCCCTGGCCTCGCTGAAGCCACGCGGCCCGCTGACCGTTGAATCGATAGACACTGGCCTGATTCGCGGATTTCTCGCTTCGCGTGATCGCCGAGGAGAGAAAAAAACATCCCTGGCCAGAAAACTTGCTTGCCTGCGCAGTTTTTTTCGATACCTGGTTCGAGTCGGCCTCGTGCAGACGAATCCCGCAGAAGATGTGCGCGCGCCGAAGCTTCCCAAACATCTTCCTCAAGTGCTCACGAAGGATGATGCGGGGGCCTTGATGGAATTTCCCCAGCAAGAAGCGCCAGATGGATTGCGTGATCGCGCCATTCTCGAAACCTTGTATTCAACCGGCGCGCGGGTCAGTGAATTGGTCGGCATGAATGGTGAGGATATCAGTCGCAGTGAAGGTGTCGTGCGTGTTCGCGGCAAGGGACAAAAAGAACGAGTCATTCCCTTGAGCCCCCTCGCCCTTGAGGCCATCGATGCCTACCATGCCCAAGCTCCCGTCGCGACAGCCTTGACATCCTCCGCGCGGCCCTGGCAGGAGTCTGGAGCCGTCTTTCGCAATCGTCGGGGGGGCCGGTTGACGACGAGGTCGGTGGCCCGCATTGTGGCCAAATATTCAGGGCAACTGAGCGGCGGCGCGATCCACCCCCACACCCTGCGCCATTCTTTTGCCACGCATCTGTTGGATGAGGGCGCCGACTTGCGCGCCATTCAAGAGATGCTGGGGCACGTCTCGCTGAGTACGACGCAAAAATACACCCATCTTGCGACAGACCAGCTACTCGCGTTATACGATCGCACGCACCCCCGTGCCGTCACTGTGACGGAAACGGTGGAGGGAGACAAGCAGAAGGGCTCGCGATGA
- the hslV gene encoding ATP-dependent protease subunit HslV: MKIRSTTVLCVRRGNQVTMGCDGQVTVGTTVMKHNARKMRRMHNDTVLSGFAGATADAFTLFEKFEAKLAEFRGNLTRAAVELAKDWRTDRVLRRLEALLAVADLDHSFIISGTGDVVEPEDGILAIGSGGPYALASARALLAHSELAAEHIVRESLMIAGGIDIYTNQQIVIESLTR, from the coding sequence ATGAAAATTCGATCGACTACGGTGCTGTGTGTCAGACGAGGAAATCAGGTCACGATGGGCTGCGACGGACAAGTCACCGTCGGCACCACCGTCATGAAGCATAACGCCAGGAAAATGCGACGCATGCACAACGATACCGTCTTGTCCGGATTTGCCGGCGCCACGGCCGATGCCTTTACACTGTTTGAGAAATTCGAGGCAAAATTGGCCGAGTTTCGCGGCAACCTGACGCGTGCCGCCGTGGAATTAGCAAAAGATTGGCGGACGGATCGGGTGTTGCGGCGTCTGGAAGCATTGCTGGCGGTAGCCGATCTCGACCACTCTTTTATTATTTCCGGCACGGGAGATGTGGTGGAGCCTGAGGACGGCATTTTGGCGATTGGTTCAGGCGGACCCTATGCCTTGGCGTCTGCTCGTGCCCTGCTGGCGCATTCAGAACTGGCCGCCGAACACATCGTTCGGGAATCACTGATGATCGCCGGCGGGATCGACATTTATACCAACCAACAGATTGTGATCGAATCGCTCACGCGTTAG